Proteins encoded in a region of the Equus asinus isolate D_3611 breed Donkey chromosome X, EquAss-T2T_v2, whole genome shotgun sequence genome:
- the HNRNPH2 gene encoding heterogeneous nuclear ribonucleoprotein H2, with the protein MMLSTEGREGFVVKVRGLPWSCSADEVMRFFSDCKIQNGTSGIRFIYTREGRPSGEAFVELESEDEVKLALKKDRETMGHRYVEVFKSNSVEMDWVLKHTGPNSPDTANDGFVRLRGLPFGCSKEEIVQFFSGLEIVPNGMTLPVDFQGRSTGEAFVQFASQEIAEKALKKHKERIGHRYIEIFKSSRAEVRTHYDPPRKLMAMQRPGPYDRPGAGRGYNSIGRGAGFERMRRGAYGGGYGGYDDYGGYNDGYGFGSDRFGRDLNYCFSGMSDHRYGDGGSSFQSTTGHCVHMRGLPYRATENDIYNFFSPLNPMRVHIEIGPDGRVTGEADVEFATHEDAVAAMAKDKANMQHRYVELFLNSTAGTSGGAYDHSYVELFLNSTAGASGGAYGSQMMGGMGLSNQSSYGGPASQQLSGGYGGGYGGQSSMSGYDQVLQENSSDYQSNLA; encoded by the coding sequence ATGATGCTGAGCACAGAAGGCAGGGAGGGGTTCGTGGTGAAGGTCAGGGGCCTACCCTGGTCCTGCTCAGCTGACGAAGTGATGCGCTTCTTCTCCGATTGCAAAATCCAAAATGGCACATCTGGCATTCGTTTCATCTACACCAGAGAAGGCAGACCAAGCGGTGAAGCATTTGTCGAACTTGAATCTGAAGATGAAGTGAAATTGGCTTTGAAGAAGGACAGAGAAACCATGGGACACAGATATGTTGAAGTATTCAAGTCCAACAGTGTTGAAATGGATTGGGTGTTGAAGCATACAGGTCCGAATAGTCCTGATACTGCCAACGATGGCTTCGTCCGGCTTAGAGGACTCCCATTTGGCTGTAGCAAGGAAGAGATTGTTCAGTTCTTTTCAGGGTTGGAAATTGTGCCAAATGGGATGACACTGCCGGTGGACTTTCAGGGGCGGAGCACAGGGGAGGCCTTTGTGCAGTTTGCTTCACAGGAGATAGCTGAAAAGGCCttaaagaaacacaaggaaagaaTAGGGCACAGGTACATTGAGATCTTCAAGAGTAGCCGAGCTGAAGTCCGAACCCACTATGACCCCCCTCGAAAGCTCATGGCTATGCAGCGGCCGGGTCCCTATGATAGGCCGGGGGCTGGCAGAGGGTATAATAGCATTGGCAGAGGGGCTGGATTTGAAAGGATGAGGCGGGGTGCCTATGGTGGAGGGTATGGAGGCTATGATGATTACGGTGGCTATAATGATGGGTACGGCTTTGGGTCTGATAGATTTGGAAGAGACCTCAATTACTGCTTTTCGGGAATGTCTGATCATAGATATGGAGATGGTGGGTCCAGTTTCCAGAGCACCACAGGGCACTGTGTACACATGAGGGGGTTACCTTACAGagccactgagaatgatatttacaattttttctcACCTCTTAACCCCATGAGAGTACACATTGAAATTGGACCCGATGGCAGAGTTACTGGGGAGGCAGACGTTGAATTTGCTACTCATGAAGATGCTGTGGCAGCTATGGCAAAAGACAAAGCTAATATGCAACACAGATATGTGGAGCTTTTCTTGAATTCTACTGCAGGAACAAGCGGGGGGGCTTACGATCACAGCTATGTAGAGCTCTTTTTGAATTCTACAGCAGGGGCAAGTGGTGGTGCGTATGGTAGCCAAATGATGGGAGGGATGGGCTTATCCAATCAGTCTAGTTATGGGGGTCCTGCTAGCCAGCAGCTGAGTGGTGGTTACGGAGGTGGTTATGGTGGTCAGAGCAGTATGAGTGGTTATGACCAAGTTCTGCAGGAGAACTCCAGTGATTACCAGTCCAACCTCGCCTAG